From one Macaca nemestrina isolate mMacNem1 chromosome 5, mMacNem.hap1, whole genome shotgun sequence genomic stretch:
- the LOC105492060 gene encoding G-protein coupled receptor 6, with protein sequence MNASAASLNDSQVVVVAAEGAAAAATATGGPDTGEWGPPAAAALGAGGGANGSLELSSQLSAGPPGLLLPAVNPWDVLLCVSGTVIAGENALVVALIASTPALRTPMFVLVGSLATADLLAGCGLILHFVFQYVVPSETVSLLTVGFLVASFAASVSSLLAITVDRYLSLYNALTYYSRRTLLGVHLLLAATWTVSLGLGLLPVLGWNCLAERAACSVVRPLARSHVVLLSVAFFMVFGIMLHLYVRICQVVWRHAHQIALQQHCLAPPHLAATRKGVGTLAVVLGTFGASWLPFAIYCVVGSHEDPAVYTYATLLPATYNSMINPIIYAFRNQEIQRALWLLFCGCFQSKVPFRSRSPSEV encoded by the coding sequence ATGAACGCGAGCGCCGCCTCGCTCAACGACTCCCAGGTGGTGGTAGTGGCGGCCGAaggagcggcggcggcggccacAGCAACAGGGGGGCCGGACACCGGCGAATGGGGACCCCCTGCTGCTGCGGCTCTGGGAGCCGGCGGCGGAGCTAATGGGTCTCTGGAGCTGTCCTCGCAGCTGTCGGCTGGGCCACCGGGACTCCTGCTGCCAGCGGTGAATCCGTGGGACGTGCTCCTATGCGTGTCGGGGACAGTGATCGCTGGAGAAAATGCGCTGGTGGTGGCGCTCATCGCGTCCACTCCGGCGCTGCGCACGCCCATGTTCGTGCTGGTGGGCAGTCTGGCCACCGCTGACCTGCTGGCGGGCTGTGGCCTCATCTTGCACTTTGTGTTCCAGTACGTGGTGCCCTCGGAGACTGTGAGTCTGCTCACGGTGGGCTTCCTCGTGGCTTCCTTCGCCGCTTCTGTCAGCAGCCTGCTGGCCATTACGGTGGACCGCTACCTGTCCCTGTATAACGCGCTCACCTATTACTCGCGCCGGACCCTGTTGGGCGTGCACCTCCTGCTTGCCGCCACCTGGACCGTGTCCCTAGGCCTGGGGCTGCTGCCTGTGCTGGGCTGGAACTGCCTGGCAGAGCGTGCCGCCTGCAGCGTGGTGCGCCCGCTGGCGCGCAGCCACGTGGTGCTGCTCTCCGTCGCCTTCTTCATGGTCTTCGGCATCATGCTGCACCTGTACGTGCGCATCTGCCAGGTGGTCTGGCGCCACGCGCACCAGATCGCGCTGCAGCAGCACTGCCTGGCGCCACCCCACCTCGCCGCCACCAGAAAAGGTGTGGGTACGCTGGCTGTTGTGCTGGGCACTTTCGGCGCCAGCTGGCTGCCCTTCGCCATCTATTGCGTGGTGGGCAGCCACGAGGACCCGGCAGTCTACACTTACGCCACCCTGCTGCCCGCCACCTACAACTCCATGATCAATCCCATCATCTATGCCTTCCGCAACCAGGAGATTCAGCGCGCCCTGTGGCTCCTGTTTTGTGGCTGTTTCCAGTCCAAAGTGCCCTTTCGTTCCAGGTCCCCCAGCGAGGTCTGA